From Amycolatopsis sp. cg9, one genomic window encodes:
- a CDS encoding GNAT family N-acetyltransferase: protein MTGLLTERLRQASENAVAMWTALARARGDGVLERPGFTAVDGRRFRIMLRTGEPDESTTQELTELARVKRADGRTVVVEDPFRVLDLDDLGMTAGQLPVMVREPAPVPAETTVSRVRTVAELGKAEDIVVHGFPLEEYQPLAPGTVFPPALLDQAVFVKDGEGACVTMDHGGVGGVYWVTTLPEHRSKGVGRALMHAVLRHFEDRPVTLTAARAGKPLYDKLGFTGLGDANWWR from the coding sequence ATGACCGGATTGCTCACCGAGCGGCTGCGGCAAGCCAGCGAGAACGCCGTCGCGATGTGGACCGCGCTGGCCCGGGCCCGCGGCGATGGCGTCCTCGAACGCCCTGGCTTCACCGCCGTCGACGGCCGCCGCTTCCGGATCATGCTGCGCACCGGTGAGCCGGACGAGAGCACCACCCAAGAGCTCACCGAACTCGCCCGGGTCAAGCGGGCCGACGGCCGGACCGTCGTGGTCGAGGACCCCTTCCGCGTGCTCGACCTCGACGATCTCGGGATGACCGCGGGGCAGCTGCCGGTCATGGTCCGCGAACCCGCGCCCGTGCCGGCCGAAACGACGGTCAGCCGCGTCCGGACCGTCGCCGAGCTGGGGAAAGCCGAAGACATCGTCGTCCACGGCTTTCCGCTGGAGGAGTACCAGCCCCTCGCGCCCGGGACGGTCTTCCCGCCCGCGCTCCTGGACCAGGCCGTCTTCGTCAAGGACGGCGAAGGCGCCTGCGTCACCATGGACCACGGCGGCGTCGGCGGGGTCTACTGGGTCACCACGCTGCCGGAACACCGCTCGAAGGGCGTCGGGCGGGCGCTCATGCACGCCGTCCTACGGCACTTCGAGGACCGCCCCGTCACGCTGACCGCGGCCCGGGCCGGGAAACCGCTCTACGACAAGCTCGGGTTCACCGGCCTGGGGGACGCCAACTGGTGGCGCTGA
- a CDS encoding PucR family transcriptional regulator: MVVEYRSFRLLASLPRALGAGLRPHVGHAAAAMIQEVQRTVPAYGQPLKGIFGKVLVKSVEYAVQHCVDSMGEPDLSHEHWLEFYRGRGRIEFTEGRNLDALQDSATIGARVAWRAMHPGVVAAGVDPAVISVAAEAIFAYVDELCATAIEGYQQAQAQAEGAVPVRRRRLLELIVQGPEGAASSIAELAGGAGWPLPETAAMVALERGPDAADFPADLLGDGVLADLDGPEPHLLTRDPDTELAPLAAKLDGWRAAVSPTVPLADAPAALRTARRALSLSGPDTPGPIIWCRDHLATLWLLAEDFLAAELARQSLDPFASLTEKQRDRLGETLLAWLETRGGAPEIAQRLGVHPQTVRNRLRQLEELFGDRLKDADDRLGMQLALRAQRLMRAHRPSDG, translated from the coding sequence TTGGTGGTCGAGTACCGCAGCTTCCGCCTGCTGGCCTCGCTGCCACGCGCGCTCGGCGCGGGCCTGCGCCCGCACGTCGGGCACGCCGCGGCCGCGATGATCCAGGAGGTCCAGCGCACGGTCCCGGCCTACGGCCAGCCGCTCAAGGGCATTTTCGGGAAGGTACTGGTCAAGAGCGTCGAGTACGCGGTGCAGCACTGCGTCGACTCGATGGGCGAGCCGGACCTGTCCCACGAGCACTGGCTCGAGTTCTACCGCGGCCGCGGCCGGATCGAGTTCACCGAAGGCCGCAACCTCGACGCGCTGCAGGACAGCGCCACGATCGGGGCGAGGGTGGCCTGGCGGGCGATGCACCCCGGCGTCGTCGCGGCCGGCGTCGACCCGGCGGTCATCTCGGTCGCGGCGGAGGCCATCTTCGCCTACGTCGACGAGCTGTGCGCGACCGCGATCGAGGGCTACCAGCAGGCCCAAGCCCAAGCCGAAGGCGCCGTCCCGGTCCGGCGGCGGCGCCTGCTGGAGCTGATCGTCCAGGGCCCGGAAGGCGCCGCGAGCAGCATCGCGGAGCTGGCCGGCGGTGCGGGCTGGCCGCTGCCGGAGACCGCGGCGATGGTGGCCCTCGAGCGCGGCCCCGACGCGGCCGACTTCCCGGCCGACCTGCTCGGCGACGGCGTCCTGGCCGACCTCGACGGTCCCGAGCCGCACCTGCTGACCCGCGATCCGGACACCGAGCTGGCGCCGCTGGCGGCCAAGCTCGACGGCTGGCGCGCGGCGGTCTCGCCGACGGTCCCGCTGGCCGACGCCCCGGCCGCGCTGCGCACCGCCCGCCGCGCGCTGTCGCTGTCCGGCCCGGACACCCCCGGCCCGATCATCTGGTGCCGCGACCACCTGGCCACGCTCTGGCTGCTCGCCGAGGACTTCCTGGCCGCCGAGCTGGCCCGCCAGAGCCTCGACCCGTTCGCCTCGCTCACCGAAAAGCAGCGCGACCGGCTGGGCGAGACGCTCCTGGCCTGGCTGGAGACCCGCGGCGGCGCCCCGGAGATCGCCCAGCGTCTGGGGGTGCACCCCCAGACGGTCCGCAACCGCCTGCGCCAGCTGGAGGAGCTGTTCGGCGACCGCCTCAAGGACGCGGACGACCGGCTGGGGATGCAGCTGGCCCTGCGGGCGCAACGCCTGATGCGAGCCCACCGGCCATCCGACGGCTGA
- a CDS encoding helix-turn-helix domain-containing protein translates to MRVPAASDGSVWARLPHELGDAVRPRIPEIARACVDAIAAEVPEYSRTLAAGPLRVSSIEQARRGIERDIDRVGTPAMWQADRLAEFRGHGRAAFHNGLSRESVQAAVRVSSRVTWRWIADIAREAGLSGDVLYGAAEGMFADVETSMAAVAEGYSAAEAAVSGTGERHRRVLRALLGGRTPAEVDGLVAASGLPVPSRVAAVAFRALPGAPEFPPGLLPEHVPADPAGDPPAALTPAPDTDLAGLAALPAGWTAAVGPLVPLASAPESFRVARRAVDLAARGLLDAPGPVVWCRDHVTTLLLLADEFLVTQLAETTLEPLSGLSGRRREQLAETLLALVQTRGSAPELGRLLDLHPQTIRARLKKLSELFGARLDDPGERLRLELALLAERALPDRG, encoded by the coding sequence ATGCGCGTTCCCGCTGCCTCGGACGGCTCCGTGTGGGCCCGGCTGCCGCACGAGCTCGGCGACGCCGTGCGGCCGCGGATCCCGGAGATCGCCCGGGCCTGCGTCGACGCCATCGCCGCCGAGGTTCCGGAATATTCCCGGACTTTGGCCGCCGGCCCGCTGCGCGTCTCGTCCATCGAGCAGGCGCGGCGCGGGATCGAGCGCGACATCGACCGCGTCGGCACGCCCGCGATGTGGCAGGCCGACCGGCTCGCCGAGTTCCGCGGGCACGGGCGCGCGGCGTTCCACAATGGCCTGAGCCGCGAGTCCGTGCAGGCGGCCGTGCGCGTGTCGAGCCGGGTGACCTGGCGGTGGATCGCCGACATCGCACGGGAAGCCGGCCTGTCCGGCGACGTCCTGTACGGCGCGGCCGAGGGCATGTTCGCCGACGTCGAGACGTCGATGGCGGCGGTCGCGGAGGGTTACAGCGCGGCCGAAGCGGCGGTGTCCGGCACCGGCGAACGCCACCGCCGCGTGCTGCGCGCCCTCCTCGGCGGCCGCACACCGGCCGAAGTGGACGGTCTGGTCGCCGCCTCCGGGCTCCCGGTGCCTTCGCGCGTGGCCGCGGTGGCGTTCCGGGCGCTGCCGGGCGCCCCGGAGTTCCCGCCGGGCCTGCTGCCCGAGCACGTCCCGGCCGACCCGGCGGGCGACCCGCCGGCCGCGCTGACCCCGGCCCCGGACACGGACCTGGCGGGCCTGGCCGCCCTCCCGGCGGGCTGGACGGCGGCGGTCGGCCCGCTGGTCCCGCTCGCGTCGGCCCCCGAGTCGTTCCGGGTGGCCCGCCGCGCGGTCGACCTGGCGGCGCGCGGGCTGCTGGACGCGCCGGGCCCGGTGGTCTGGTGCCGCGACCACGTGACGACGCTGCTCCTGCTGGCGGACGAGTTCCTCGTCACGCAGCTCGCGGAGACGACGCTGGAGCCGCTGTCGGGCCTGTCCGGGCGGCGGCGGGAGCAGCTGGCGGAGACGCTGCTGGCGCTGGTCCAGACGCGCGGGAGCGCCCCGGAGCTGGGCCGGCTGCTCGACCTGCACCCGCAGACGATCCGCGCCCGGCTGAAGAAGCTGTCGGAGCTGTTCGGGGCCCGCTTGGACGACCCGGGCGAGCGCCTGCGGCTGGAGCTGGCGCTGCTGGCCGAGCGGGCGCTCCCGGACCGCGGCTGA
- a CDS encoding DUF6801 domain-containing protein has translation MTHPRGKKKTVAAAAAAGAVGLVATALLVGAQTSAADPISLTLNYHCTLPLVGSQSLKVVINTDLPTTVNTGQPTGAFDIKAVSTINADTVAGLSLIGATTIEGTATAAATVAAPSLNLPVNVPITLDKTNIPASGELNINASGKTPSLTFTQPGQAKITVGDLQLKVTPRKADGSVTGITPDGTIDAPCTQDAGQNNTLATITITINGGGTTTPPTTTPPVTTPPTTTPPVTTPPTTTPPGGGIKYSFGITGQTALKSLGSTAPIKGSFDADVNLSAKTFVGNLALDPTHTDFKLLGFLPGSSDVKVVQNGPQTGELVGTGFKAHIKFDTFLTQVNLFGFPISSDPKCGTVTPSTSEMTTGPDFDLLKGGKLSGTYSLSALQNCGAFNDYISAFAKSDGNSLDLVLAKK, from the coding sequence GTGACTCACCCAAGAGGCAAGAAGAAGACGGTCGCGGCCGCCGCGGCCGCGGGCGCGGTGGGGCTCGTCGCCACCGCTCTCCTCGTCGGGGCGCAGACCAGCGCCGCCGACCCGATCTCGCTGACGCTGAACTACCACTGCACCCTCCCGCTGGTGGGTTCGCAGTCGTTGAAGGTGGTGATCAACACCGATCTGCCGACCACCGTCAACACCGGCCAGCCGACCGGCGCCTTCGACATCAAGGCCGTGTCCACGATCAACGCGGACACCGTCGCCGGCCTCAGCCTGATCGGTGCCACGACGATCGAGGGCACCGCGACGGCGGCCGCGACCGTCGCCGCGCCGAGCCTCAACCTGCCGGTGAACGTCCCGATCACGCTGGACAAGACGAACATCCCGGCTTCCGGTGAGCTGAACATCAACGCGTCGGGCAAGACGCCGTCGCTGACGTTCACCCAGCCCGGCCAGGCGAAGATCACCGTGGGCGACCTGCAGCTCAAGGTCACCCCGCGCAAGGCGGACGGCTCGGTCACCGGCATCACGCCGGACGGCACCATCGACGCGCCCTGCACCCAGGACGCCGGCCAGAACAACACCCTGGCCACCATCACCATCACCATCAACGGTGGCGGGACGACCACCCCGCCCACCACCACGCCGCCGGTGACGACACCCCCGACCACCACGCCGCCGGTGACCACCCCGCCCACCACGACCCCGCCGGGCGGTGGCATCAAGTACTCCTTCGGCATCACCGGCCAGACCGCGCTGAAGTCCCTCGGCAGCACCGCGCCGATCAAGGGCTCGTTCGACGCCGACGTGAACCTGTCGGCCAAGACGTTCGTCGGCAACCTGGCGCTGGACCCGACGCACACCGACTTCAAGCTCCTCGGCTTCCTGCCGGGCAGCTCGGACGTCAAGGTCGTGCAGAACGGCCCGCAGACCGGTGAGCTCGTGGGCACCGGCTTCAAGGCGCACATCAAGTTCGACACGTTCCTCACGCAGGTGAACCTGTTCGGCTTCCCGATCAGCAGCGACCCGAAGTGCGGCACGGTCACCCCCTCGACCAGCGAGATGACCACCGGTCCCGACTTCGACCTGCTCAAGGGCGGCAAGCTGTCGGGCACCTACTCGCTGTCGGCGCTGCAGAACTGCGGTGCGTTCAACGACTACATCAGCGCGTTCGCCAAGAGCGACGGCAACTCGCTGGACCTGGTGCTCGCCAAGAAGTGA
- a CDS encoding DUF6801 domain-containing protein, whose amino-acid sequence MPNARSTLAAALACLVLPLAAVPAHASTPITKKLSYTCPFPLIGLQKLDVEIKASFDVPSAPGGTFTTSDLAVSVTVPDKSTRGLALVGAASIEGTASAGVTLTNGPLTLPLALPLTVAKTAVPASGPFTTAAAGSVPPVQLPNAGKTALTIGGFSTRLTPKKADGSFTGLGSFTSDCTLDAGQDPVLLSFDLGSPASRDYRVTGTTTVKALGAVAPLTGSFTGFTPAFDRTRAEFKVFGFVPGTADLQFSPDGPQTGEVAGDGFVAHSRLALTLPQVTLFGLPVADAGCRAGAAIPVDLRTGTGFTLAAGGPLAGSYAIPALTGCGTFTAYLSSLVQSDGNTFAVTLAAR is encoded by the coding sequence GTGCCGAACGCCCGGTCGACGCTCGCGGCGGCCCTCGCCTGCCTGGTGCTGCCGCTCGCGGCCGTGCCCGCGCACGCGTCGACGCCGATCACCAAGAAGCTGAGCTACACCTGCCCGTTCCCGTTGATCGGGCTGCAGAAGCTGGACGTCGAGATCAAGGCGTCGTTCGACGTGCCGTCCGCGCCCGGCGGCACGTTCACCACGTCGGACCTCGCGGTCTCGGTGACCGTGCCCGACAAGTCCACCCGCGGCCTGGCCCTGGTCGGCGCGGCGAGCATCGAAGGGACGGCGTCCGCAGGGGTGACGCTGACCAACGGCCCGCTGACGCTGCCGCTCGCCCTGCCGCTGACGGTGGCGAAGACGGCGGTCCCGGCGTCGGGGCCGTTCACCACGGCGGCGGCGGGCTCGGTCCCGCCGGTGCAGCTGCCGAACGCGGGCAAGACGGCGCTGACCATCGGCGGCTTCAGCACCCGCCTGACGCCGAAGAAGGCCGACGGCTCGTTCACCGGGCTCGGCTCGTTCACCTCGGACTGCACGCTCGACGCCGGCCAGGACCCGGTGCTGCTGAGCTTCGACCTCGGCAGCCCGGCTTCGCGCGACTACCGGGTCACCGGCACGACGACGGTGAAGGCGCTGGGCGCGGTCGCGCCGCTCACCGGCTCGTTCACCGGGTTCACGCCGGCGTTCGACCGGACGCGGGCGGAGTTCAAGGTCTTCGGGTTCGTGCCCGGGACGGCCGACCTGCAGTTCAGCCCGGACGGCCCGCAGACCGGCGAGGTGGCAGGCGACGGCTTCGTGGCGCATTCCCGGCTGGCTCTGACACTCCCGCAGGTGACGCTCTTCGGCTTGCCGGTCGCCGACGCGGGTTGCCGGGCGGGTGCGGCGATCCCGGTCGACCTGCGCACCGGTACCGGGTTCACCCTGGCTGCCGGCGGTCCACTGGCCGGCAGCTACGCGATCCCGGCGCTGACCGGCTGCGGGACGTTCACGGCGTACCTGAGTTCGCTGGTCCAAAGTGACGGCAACACGTTCGCCGTCACTTTGGCCGCGCGCTGA
- a CDS encoding GtrA family protein: protein MPEPRELLRFAVVGSAAYGVTLLGDYSLKLTVFREKPVTALAIATIASTAFAYLLSRRWSFAGRGGHRRLREATLFFAVNAGAVAVNLVPPLVSRYVLLLSVPHVGFAAQEIADFVAGMVLGTVAGTAFRWYGYRRWVFPRSAPPVGVPQAGEPELVVERFPGPGRGQRDGAVLEVP, encoded by the coding sequence ATGCCCGAGCCGCGAGAGCTGCTCCGCTTCGCCGTCGTCGGCTCGGCCGCGTACGGGGTCACCCTACTGGGCGACTACAGCCTGAAGCTCACCGTGTTCCGGGAGAAGCCGGTGACGGCCCTCGCGATCGCCACGATCGCCTCGACGGCGTTCGCGTACCTGCTGTCCCGGCGCTGGTCGTTCGCGGGCCGGGGCGGGCACCGGCGGCTGCGCGAGGCGACGCTGTTCTTCGCGGTCAACGCGGGTGCGGTGGCGGTGAACCTGGTGCCGCCGCTGGTGTCGCGGTACGTGCTGCTCCTGTCGGTCCCGCACGTGGGTTTCGCGGCGCAGGAGATCGCGGACTTCGTCGCGGGGATGGTGCTGGGCACGGTGGCCGGGACGGCGTTCCGCTGGTACGGCTACCGCCGGTGGGTGTTCCCGCGGTCAGCGCCACCAGTTGGCGTCCCCCAGGCCGGTGAACCCGAGCTTGTCGTAGAGCGGTTTCCCGGCCCGGGCCGCGGTCAGCGTGACGGGGCGGTCCTCGAAGTGCCGTAG
- a CDS encoding YciI family protein, with the protein MAQYAVLIYERVPAEDLPKEIMDRHLGLPDRIGELGGKVTAGLALRPNETATAIRGDLVTDGPFVETKEVLAGVYLLEARDLDHALACAKLTPVVEGGVEVRPLIDFQVVPD; encoded by the coding sequence ATGGCGCAGTACGCGGTGCTGATCTACGAGCGGGTGCCCGCCGAAGACCTGCCGAAGGAGATCATGGACCGGCACCTGGGACTGCCGGACCGGATCGGCGAACTGGGCGGGAAGGTGACCGCCGGCCTGGCGCTGCGGCCCAACGAGACCGCCACCGCAATCCGCGGCGACCTCGTCACCGACGGGCCGTTCGTGGAGACCAAGGAGGTGCTGGCCGGGGTTTACCTGCTCGAAGCCCGCGACCTCGACCACGCGCTCGCCTGCGCGAAGCTGACCCCGGTCGTCGAGGGCGGCGTCGAGGTCCGGCCGCTGATCGACTTCCAGGTGGTGCCGGACTGA
- a CDS encoding DUF2252 family protein: protein MRRTTVGTLVVVTLLATAAPGEAAGLARDPVAVVYDRDHALHVLNAGATDDELALRTQTLASGAWAFFRGTSPLYYRDLGELPPSAYATAGGDVWLTGDAHLENTGADRGADNEEQFALTDTDDAWRGSWTWELRREAVSIVLAGREDGRSASQIATDVDTFVAEYAQWIGKFHGTGEEASWRLTAGSTSDLVSDLIDAAAADKRADLVAKWTTGGHFKADPELQTVSATTRTQVADAVAAYRTTAGKPLKASEAVVKDVRRRTGAGTGSLGRFRWYVLVEGDTTSASDDRILELKQAVDPGPKQLAPNATTLTGGQRPALALRWLANQSDSLAGWASVGSTPVLVKEKSPFAEDLEIGDLTSSAIWDDTVRDVGRLLAAAHSRADQDIPGTGLAYSADAAIDGAIASVPGLQAETRAFATSYADQATTDWQAYVAAKNSGRPLF, encoded by the coding sequence ATGCGCCGAACCACTGTGGGGACCCTGGTCGTGGTCACGCTGCTCGCCACCGCCGCGCCCGGGGAGGCGGCCGGGCTCGCCCGGGACCCGGTCGCGGTGGTGTACGACCGCGACCACGCGCTGCACGTGCTGAACGCCGGCGCGACCGACGACGAGCTGGCGCTGCGGACGCAGACGCTCGCGTCGGGCGCGTGGGCGTTCTTCCGCGGGACTTCGCCGCTGTACTACCGGGATCTCGGGGAGCTGCCGCCGTCCGCGTACGCCACCGCGGGCGGCGACGTCTGGCTGACCGGCGACGCCCACCTCGAGAACACCGGCGCCGACCGCGGGGCCGACAACGAAGAGCAGTTCGCGCTCACCGACACCGACGACGCCTGGCGCGGTTCGTGGACGTGGGAGCTGCGCCGCGAAGCCGTTTCGATCGTGCTCGCCGGGCGCGAGGACGGCCGCAGTGCGAGCCAGATCGCGACCGACGTCGACACGTTCGTCGCCGAATACGCCCAGTGGATCGGGAAGTTCCACGGGACCGGCGAAGAAGCGAGCTGGCGGCTGACCGCGGGCAGCACCTCCGACCTCGTCAGCGACCTGATCGATGCCGCCGCGGCGGACAAGCGGGCCGACCTCGTCGCGAAGTGGACCACCGGCGGCCACTTCAAGGCCGACCCCGAGCTGCAGACCGTGTCCGCGACGACCCGCACGCAGGTCGCCGACGCCGTCGCCGCCTACCGGACCACGGCGGGCAAGCCGCTCAAGGCGTCCGAAGCCGTCGTGAAGGACGTGCGGCGGCGGACCGGCGCGGGCACCGGCAGCCTCGGCCGGTTCCGCTGGTACGTGCTCGTCGAGGGCGACACGACCTCGGCGTCCGACGACCGGATCCTGGAGCTCAAGCAGGCGGTCGACCCAGGCCCGAAGCAGCTCGCGCCGAACGCCACGACGCTGACCGGCGGGCAGCGCCCGGCGCTGGCGCTGCGGTGGCTCGCGAACCAGTCCGACTCGCTGGCCGGCTGGGCGAGCGTCGGGAGCACCCCGGTGCTGGTGAAGGAGAAGTCGCCGTTCGCCGAAGACCTGGAAATCGGCGACCTGACGTCGTCAGCGATCTGGGACGACACCGTGCGCGACGTCGGCCGTCTGCTCGCCGCCGCGCACTCCCGCGCCGACCAGGACATTCCCGGCACCGGACTCGCTTACTCGGCGGACGCGGCCATCGACGGCGCGATCGCGTCGGTGCCCGGGCTGCAGGCCGAGACCCGGGCCTTCGCGACGAGCTACGCCGACCAGGCCACCACCGACTGGCAGGCGTACGTCGCCGCGAAGAACTCCGGACGTCCGTTGTTCTGA
- a CDS encoding lipase family protein, giving the protein MTARRVLAALVALVFATALAPAASAAPAAGTGPFDDSFYTPPSPLPAGKPGDVLRWRPSNAGPRKASVDAWQVMYLSTDALGRPDAVTGTVLVPKTANLATAPIVSFDPGTHGPAFACTPSKMIDIGAFYEQPGLDDLLDAGYAVSVPDYEGYQSTPKTTYVVGRSEGPAVIDGVRAAQRLTAAGLSSTSKVVFRGYSQGGGAAAWAGELQPTYAPELNLVGIAAGGVPADLVQVTLQLDGKFGFGVFAYALAGLDQAYPELQLDSFLSDNGRAKLAEMKQSACTFELLTTYANQKIADYTTGPGYIKPAWVARLNENKLGGTPPKVPVFQYHGTGDQLVQFAQADALHKAYCAAGVQETWQTYDTDHITLVYTGNADVLAFVKDRIAGKPASSNC; this is encoded by the coding sequence GTGACCGCCCGCCGCGTGCTCGCCGCGCTGGTGGCGCTGGTCTTCGCGACGGCGCTCGCCCCCGCGGCTTCGGCGGCGCCCGCGGCCGGGACCGGCCCGTTCGATGACTCGTTCTACACGCCGCCGTCCCCGCTGCCCGCGGGCAAGCCGGGCGACGTGCTCCGCTGGCGGCCGTCGAACGCGGGCCCGCGCAAGGCATCCGTCGACGCGTGGCAGGTGATGTACCTGTCGACCGACGCGCTCGGGCGGCCCGACGCGGTCACCGGCACCGTGCTGGTGCCGAAGACCGCGAACCTGGCCACCGCCCCGATCGTCTCGTTCGACCCGGGCACGCACGGGCCCGCGTTCGCCTGCACGCCGTCGAAGATGATCGACATCGGCGCGTTCTACGAACAGCCCGGCCTCGACGACCTGCTCGACGCGGGGTACGCCGTGTCGGTCCCGGACTACGAGGGCTACCAGAGCACGCCGAAGACGACCTACGTCGTGGGCCGCTCCGAAGGCCCGGCGGTGATCGACGGGGTCCGCGCGGCCCAGCGGCTCACCGCGGCCGGGCTGTCTTCGACGTCGAAGGTGGTGTTCCGCGGCTACTCCCAGGGCGGCGGCGCCGCGGCGTGGGCCGGGGAGCTGCAGCCGACGTACGCGCCGGAGCTGAACCTCGTCGGGATCGCGGCCGGCGGCGTGCCCGCCGACCTGGTCCAGGTGACGCTGCAGCTGGACGGCAAGTTCGGGTTCGGCGTGTTCGCCTACGCACTGGCCGGGCTCGACCAGGCCTACCCCGAACTGCAGCTCGACTCGTTCCTCAGCGACAACGGCCGCGCGAAGCTCGCCGAAATGAAGCAGAGCGCGTGCACGTTCGAGCTGCTCACGACGTACGCGAACCAGAAGATCGCGGACTACACGACCGGCCCGGGCTACATCAAGCCCGCGTGGGTGGCCCGGCTGAACGAGAACAAGCTCGGCGGCACCCCGCCGAAGGTGCCGGTGTTCCAGTACCACGGCACCGGCGACCAGCTGGTGCAGTTCGCGCAGGCCGACGCGCTGCACAAGGCGTACTGCGCGGCCGGTGTCCAGGAGACGTGGCAGACCTACGACACCGACCACATCACGCTGGTCTACACCGGCAACGCCGACGTCCTGGCCTTCGTCAAGGACCGGATCGCCGGGAAACCGGCGAGCTCGAACTGCTGA
- a CDS encoding alpha/beta fold hydrolase: MTLETHDLTLHGRHIRLHEHLPGPDAGDEAIVLLHGIAGSAETWAPVLERCAALGRRVLAPDLPGHGESDAPRTDYGLGAMASIVRDVLAVSGVRHATVVGHSLGGGIAMQFAYQFPEMCDRLVLVGSAGLGPEVSPVLRATALPGARLTVALAVNRWTLAIARAAARAGRRLGGSLKPETRELARHFGSLADPGRRRAFLAIARSLIDLRGQRASAVEKLYLAESVPMLLVWGARDPLIPAVHGSRTAALLPDSRLTVLENVKHFPHVADPDGFCLLLNEFVSGTTPARLTLDDVVARLLAGNPVREAS; the protein is encoded by the coding sequence ATGACACTCGAGACGCACGACCTCACCTTGCACGGCCGGCACATCCGGTTGCACGAGCACCTGCCCGGCCCGGACGCCGGGGACGAAGCGATCGTGCTGCTGCACGGGATCGCGGGCAGCGCCGAGACCTGGGCACCGGTGCTGGAACGCTGCGCCGCACTCGGCCGCCGGGTCCTCGCGCCGGACCTGCCGGGGCACGGGGAATCCGACGCGCCGCGGACGGACTACGGGCTGGGCGCGATGGCGAGCATCGTGCGGGACGTGCTCGCGGTGTCCGGCGTGCGGCACGCGACCGTCGTCGGGCACTCGCTCGGCGGCGGCATCGCGATGCAGTTCGCCTACCAGTTCCCGGAAATGTGCGACCGCCTCGTCCTGGTCGGCAGCGCCGGCCTCGGCCCGGAGGTGAGCCCGGTGCTGCGGGCGACCGCGCTGCCCGGGGCGCGGCTCACCGTGGCGCTCGCGGTGAACCGGTGGACGCTCGCGATCGCGCGGGCCGCCGCCCGCGCGGGACGGCGGCTCGGGGGATCGTTGAAACCTGAAACACGGGAACTGGCCAGGCACTTCGGCTCGCTGGCGGACCCCGGGCGGCGGCGCGCGTTCCTCGCCATCGCACGCAGCCTGATCGACCTGCGCGGCCAGCGCGCGAGCGCCGTGGAGAAGCTCTACCTGGCCGAATCCGTGCCGATGCTGCTGGTCTGGGGCGCGCGCGACCCGCTGATCCCGGCGGTGCACGGAAGCCGGACCGCGGCACTGCTGCCGGACAGCCGCTTGACGGTGCTGGAAAACGTGAAACACTTTCCACACGTGGCCGATCCGGACGGGTTCTGCCTGCTGCTGAACGAGTTCGTCTCGGGGACCACGCCCGCGCGGCTGACGCTCGACGACGTCGTCGCCCGCCTCCTGGCCGGGAACCCCGTGCGCGAAGCCTCCTGA